A region from the Halomonas piscis genome encodes:
- a CDS encoding efflux RND transporter periplasmic adaptor subunit: MIPVCRLLLCGFAVVLFSLGAQAEIPVTEVKRDALHESLRLDGMIEAVQQSTVSAQTSGTVMRLPFDVDDRVAAGELIVQLEDSEQRARRDQARAGLEDAQASLQDARQRFTRSQSLRKRNLVSQQDFDQARNALTSARAGVSRAGAALAEAREQLEYTRVRAPYSGILIERHVEVGESVSPGQPLLTGLSLKKLRVVVDLPQRYADLVRVQRQARVTLANGRILKTGEMTFYPYASEQAHTFRLRLALPEPGEGLYSGMLVKVDVPVATREALWVPAGAVFHHSELTAVFVLDDDDRPRLRQVRTGIERDGRVEVLAGLDEGERVATAPEALFGSEWLDIAEGEVSQ; encoded by the coding sequence ATGATCCCTGTATGTCGCCTTCTGCTGTGCGGTTTCGCCGTCGTCCTGTTCAGTCTCGGCGCCCAGGCGGAAATTCCCGTCACAGAGGTCAAGCGGGATGCCCTGCACGAGTCGCTGCGACTCGACGGAATGATCGAGGCTGTGCAGCAGAGCACGGTTTCCGCCCAAACCTCGGGCACGGTGATGCGCCTGCCCTTCGACGTGGACGACCGGGTGGCCGCCGGCGAGCTGATCGTGCAGTTGGAGGACAGCGAACAGCGTGCCCGGCGCGATCAGGCCCGGGCTGGCCTTGAGGACGCCCAGGCAAGTTTGCAAGATGCTCGTCAGCGCTTCACTCGGTCGCAGTCCCTGCGCAAACGTAACCTGGTCTCGCAACAGGACTTCGACCAGGCCCGTAATGCGTTGACCAGCGCCCGGGCCGGCGTGAGTCGCGCCGGGGCCGCTCTAGCCGAGGCTCGGGAGCAGCTGGAATACACTCGCGTCCGCGCTCCCTATAGCGGCATCCTGATCGAACGACACGTCGAGGTAGGCGAGTCGGTCAGTCCCGGTCAGCCGTTGCTGACCGGGCTGTCGCTGAAGAAGCTGCGGGTAGTGGTTGATCTCCCCCAGCGCTACGCCGACCTGGTCAGGGTCCAGCGCCAGGCCCGGGTGACGCTGGCAAACGGCCGTATCCTGAAGACCGGCGAGATGACCTTCTATCCCTATGCGAGTGAGCAGGCCCACACGTTTCGCTTGCGCCTGGCGCTGCCGGAGCCCGGCGAAGGGCTCTATTCGGGCATGCTGGTCAAGGTGGACGTGCCGGTGGCCACTCGCGAGGCGCTGTGGGTGCCGGCCGGCGCGGTCTTCCACCACAGCGAGCTGACCGCGGTCTTCGTGCTGGATGACGACGATCGTCCGCGTTTGCGCCAGGTCCGCACCGGCATCGAGCGCGACGGCCGGGTCGAGGTGCTGGCCGGGCTCGACGAAGGCGAACGGGTGGCGACGGCCCCGGAGGCTCTGTTCGGCAGCGAGTGGCTCGATATCGCCGAGGGAGAGGTCAGTCAGTGA
- a CDS encoding cytochrome b/b6 domain-containing protein: MKREMIYKRFERFWHWSQAALIFFLMFTGFEIHGSYQALGFGPAARLHGFAAYALIGLWILAIFWHLTTGEWRQYIPTADRLGAVIHYYLIGTFTGAEHPFRQTTQAKHNPLQRLAYLGFKLVISPAIWVSGLLYLFYNHWPAWLQDSITLGNVALVHTAAAFAMLIFVIGHVYMATMGKTVFSMVKPMITGYEDTRERPPAKGVSGREFVETRRPPSRR; the protein is encoded by the coding sequence ATGAAACGCGAAATGATCTACAAGCGCTTCGAACGCTTCTGGCACTGGAGCCAGGCGGCGCTGATCTTCTTTCTGATGTTCACCGGCTTCGAGATTCACGGCAGCTACCAGGCGCTGGGCTTCGGCCCGGCAGCCCGGCTGCACGGGTTCGCGGCCTACGCGCTGATCGGCCTGTGGATCCTGGCGATCTTCTGGCACCTCACTACCGGCGAGTGGCGCCAGTACATCCCCACCGCCGACAGGCTGGGCGCGGTGATCCACTATTATCTGATCGGCACTTTCACCGGCGCCGAACACCCTTTCCGCCAGACCACCCAGGCCAAGCACAATCCGCTGCAGCGCCTGGCCTATCTGGGTTTCAAGCTGGTGATCTCCCCGGCCATCTGGGTCTCGGGGCTGCTGTATCTTTTCTACAATCACTGGCCCGCCTGGCTGCAAGACAGCATTACCCTGGGCAATGTAGCCCTGGTACATACCGCAGCGGCCTTTGCCATGCTGATCTTCGTGATCGGCCACGTTTATATGGCCACCATGGGCAAGACGGTTTTCAGCATGGTCAAGCCCATGATCACCGGCTATGAAGACACCCGGGAGCGCCCGCCCGCAAAAGGCGTGTCCGGCCGAGAATTCGTCGAGACGCGGCGCCCGCCCAGCAGGAGGTAA